In the genome of Ptychodera flava strain L36383 chromosome 13, AS_Pfla_20210202, whole genome shotgun sequence, one region contains:
- the LOC139148124 gene encoding Y+L amino acid transporter 2-like, which produces MAATQGASGDQTSSVRHRNFPSKDGVQAGDEQEEGFRIKKKLTVIDGVLLNVGMMIGSGIFISPKGVLENAGSVGLSLIIWFICGICSLLGALVMSELGTSIKKFGGDFIYIYEAFGPLPGFLNLWISIVVLKPTTQAIVLLVCADYIVYPLFSECNISPELPKRLVALAALLFLTFLNCIATKWTVRLTNVLSNTKLLATAIIIGTGLYYLGTGHTDSFKNGFANSTNSVGNIALAMYSGLWAYSGWSSLNMVAEEMKNIKRNLPLAIIIAVTLVTVIYLLTITAYFSVLSPQELLRADAVAVTFGDATLGVMSWIIPIFVALSTLGTANVSIFTGGRTYFSAAREGQLPGVFAMIHVTKRSPLLAIVTNTLLACIMIQINEISTLVNYFSFVEWLVILVCVIGSMWLRFKRPDIDRPIKLPLVIPIVFSLFALFLVVVPFYAEPLVSLTGLAVTLSGVPVYLLGQFYLKRKPKLMVKALGNLTWFCQVFLQVMPTDHTP; this is translated from the exons ATGGCAGCCACACAGGGAGCTTCTGGTGATCAAACGTCGAGCGTTCGCCATCGGAATTTTCCATCGAAAGACGGAGTACAAGCGGGCGATGAACAGGAGGAAGGTTTCCGTATCAAGAAAAAGCTGACTGTAATTGATGGCGTTCTTCTGAATGTCGGTATGATGATCGGATCGGGTATTTTTATATCACCAAAGGGAGTACTCGAGAATGCTGGGTCCGTTGGATTATCTTTGATTATATGGTTCATTTGTGGAATATGTTCATTGCTTGGGGCTCTGGTCATGTCAGAGTTAGGCACATCGATAAAGAAATTCGGAGGCGATTTCATCTACATCTATGAAGCATTCGGTCCTCTTCCAGGGTTCCTAAACTTATGGATTTCTATAGTCGTCCTGAAGCCAACCACGCAAGCAATTGTATTGTTAGTTTGCGCTGATTACATCGTCTATCCACTGTTTTCAGAGTGCAACATAAGCCCTGAGTTACCAAAACGTCTTGTAGCTTTAGCAGCTCTGT TGTTCTTGACATTCCTGAATTGCATTGCAACGAAATGGACTGTGCGACTTACAAACGTCCTCTCCAATACCAAACTGCTTGCCACAGCCATCATTATCGGTACAGGCCTTTACTACTTAGGAACAG GACACACAGATAGTTTTAAGAATGGCTTTGCGAACAGCACCAACTCGGTGGGTAATATTGCTCTCGCGATGTATTCAGGCTTATGGGCGTATTCGGGTTG GAGTTCTTTGAATATGGTGGCAGAAGAAATGAAGAATATAAAAAG AAACCTTCCATTGGCTATCATTATTGCCGTTACCTTGGTAACTGTAATATACCTTTTGACAATCACAGCATATTTTTCAGTTCTTAGTCCTCAAGAGCTTCTTCGAGCCGACGCAGTTGCTGTA ACTTTTGGTGACGCGACATTGGGTGTCATGTCGTGGATAATTCCTATCTTCGTGGCTCTTTCGACTTTAGGTACAGCCAACGTATCAATATTCACCGGTGGAAG GACATATTTTTCCGCGGCCAGAGAAGGCCAACTCCCTGGAGTGTTTGCCATGATTCATGTTACCAAGCGTTCACCTCTGCTGGCTATTGTAACAAAT ACACTGTTGGCGTGTATTATGATCCAAATTAATGAAATAAGTACGCTCGTAAATTACTTCAGCTTTGTTGAATGGTTAGTGATCTTGGTTTGTGTTATTGGCTCGATGTGGTTAAGGTTCAAGAGACCTGATATCGATCGCCCAATCAAG CTTCCTCTTGTGATCCCAATAGTGTTCTCGCTCTTTGCCTTGTTCTTGGTGGTGGTACCCTTCTATGCAGAACCCCTAGTGTCTCTCACAGGTCTTGCCGTAACCCTAAGCGGTGTTCCAGTTTACTTGCTGGGCCAATTCTACCTGAAGAGAAAACCCAAGTTGATGGTGAAGGCATTAG GTAACTTGACATGGTTCTGTCAGGTGTTTTTACAAGTAATGCCCACAGACCATACACCATGA